A part of Candidatus Moraniibacteriota bacterium genomic DNA contains:
- a CDS encoding DNA-directed RNA polymerase subunit beta, giving the protein MVSLPNLIDVLTSSYTWFWDKGFKELLEEVNPIRDFTNKDLELRLGEYYLDEPKYDEVTAKAKNISYEAPLRAKATLTFKKTGEVKDQEIYLGEFPIMTDRGTFIINGVERVVVSQLIRSPGAFFTMNYQKGKKLFGAKIIPNRGAWLELETDLDGVISAKIDRKRKVPVTALLKAFGCGNDATLRELFAGTDTGETHYIEETLSKDPTRTQGEGYKEVYKRLRPGDLATEENAKQMIDSMFFNYERYDFGSVGRYRLNQRLETNREDLEANRVLNVDDLVLIIREIIRLNNDPEARPDDIDHLGNRRVRAVGELIQNKLRVGLYRMVRNIKDRMSTCDVETVIPGQLINPRPVAAAVKEFFSSSQLSQFMDQVNPLAELEHKRRLSAMGPGGLTRERASFEVRDVHSSHYGRICPVETPEGPNIGLVGHMATYARVNEYGFLETPYLRIQKDVSVENPKELEGRILNESIAGSEVGTLIDEALAGKIAKERKTGTIRVKPFITLTIDYLNAIVEDRKIIAHAGIDTDEKNNIIEPLVEARVNGHPEMIETERIDYVDVSVKQCISVATSLIPFLEHDDANRALMGSNMQRQAVSCVVPDAPLVGTGIEDKAAADSGQVILARQDGEVIEVDASHVVVREEAPVGSKKAHFDRSYTLKSFAKSNNFTSMNQVPRVVKGQSLKQGDLIADGASTDRGELALGQNVVVAFVPWQGYNFEDAIIMSERLLHEDRYSSIHIEDFSLDVRDTKLGPEVVTRDIPNIGEDRLKNLDEQGIIRIGAEVSSGDILVGKISPKGEGDLTAEERLLRVIFGEKSRDVKDSSLYLPHGERGKVVDVKIFSREQGDKLSMGVFQQVQVSVAQLRKVSVGDKFAGRHGNKGVVSRIAPIEDMPYLEDGTPVDMILNPLGVASRMNIGQILETHLGWAAKKLGYTVATPALDGATEIDIKTELRKAGLPENGKVRLRDGKSGEYFDNESTVGVMYVMKLNHLIDDKLHMRSIGPYSLITQQPLGGKAQFGGQRFGEMEVWALEGYGAAHTLQEMLTIKSDDVLGRSKAYESIIKGEPIKSPNIPASFHVLVNELKGLCLNVELVGAKPIVSEEDDHS; this is encoded by the coding sequence ATGGTGTCGCTTCCCAATCTTATCGATGTTTTGACAAGCTCGTACACGTGGTTTTGGGACAAGGGCTTCAAAGAATTGCTTGAAGAAGTAAATCCTATCCGCGACTTTACCAACAAAGATCTCGAGCTTCGTCTCGGTGAATACTATCTCGATGAGCCGAAATATGACGAAGTGACCGCCAAGGCAAAGAATATTTCCTATGAAGCGCCACTTCGTGCCAAGGCGACGCTTACCTTCAAGAAAACGGGCGAAGTGAAAGACCAAGAAATTTATCTTGGCGAATTCCCTATCATGACCGATCGGGGAACTTTTATCATAAATGGCGTTGAGCGCGTGGTCGTGAGTCAGCTTATCCGCTCTCCAGGCGCGTTCTTTACGATGAATTATCAGAAGGGCAAGAAGCTCTTTGGTGCGAAGATTATTCCAAATCGCGGCGCCTGGCTCGAACTCGAAACCGATCTCGATGGGGTTATCTCTGCGAAAATAGACCGGAAGCGAAAGGTGCCAGTGACAGCGCTCCTGAAAGCATTTGGCTGCGGGAATGATGCGACGCTACGTGAACTGTTTGCAGGAACCGATACTGGAGAAACGCACTATATCGAGGAAACACTCTCCAAGGATCCAACACGGACACAGGGTGAAGGCTACAAGGAAGTCTACAAACGACTTCGTCCGGGTGACCTCGCAACTGAAGAGAACGCGAAGCAAATGATTGACTCGATGTTCTTCAACTATGAACGCTACGACTTTGGAAGTGTCGGGCGATATCGTCTCAATCAGCGACTCGAAACCAATCGTGAAGATCTCGAGGCAAATCGCGTCCTCAATGTTGATGACCTCGTCCTTATTATTCGCGAAATTATCAGGCTCAACAATGATCCGGAAGCGCGACCGGATGATATCGACCACCTCGGCAATCGTCGCGTGCGCGCTGTCGGTGAGCTCATTCAGAACAAATTACGTGTCGGACTCTACCGCATGGTGAGGAATATCAAGGATCGCATGAGTACCTGTGATGTCGAGACCGTCATCCCGGGACAGCTCATCAATCCGCGTCCGGTTGCGGCGGCAGTGAAGGAATTTTTCTCGAGTTCTCAGCTCTCGCAGTTCATGGATCAGGTGAATCCTCTCGCAGAGCTTGAACACAAGCGACGACTCTCAGCGATGGGTCCGGGCGGACTCACTCGTGAGCGCGCGAGCTTTGAAGTGCGCGATGTTCACTCGTCGCACTATGGACGTATTTGTCCGGTGGAAACGCCGGAAGGTCCGAATATTGGACTCGTAGGTCATATGGCGACCTATGCACGCGTCAATGAATACGGATTCCTCGAGACACCGTATCTGCGCATTCAGAAAGATGTCTCAGTTGAGAATCCAAAAGAGCTTGAGGGAAGAATTCTCAATGAGTCGATAGCAGGAAGTGAAGTAGGTACACTGATTGATGAAGCGCTTGCCGGGAAAATTGCCAAAGAGCGAAAGACTGGAACGATTCGCGTGAAGCCATTTATTACACTCACGATTGATTATCTCAATGCCATTGTCGAAGATCGAAAAATTATCGCACATGCTGGTATCGATACCGATGAAAAGAACAATATCATAGAACCGCTTGTCGAGGCGCGTGTGAATGGCCACCCGGAAATGATTGAGACGGAGCGCATCGACTATGTAGACGTTTCTGTGAAGCAGTGTATTTCTGTAGCAACATCACTCATTCCATTTTTGGAACACGACGATGCAAACCGCGCTCTCATGGGTTCGAACATGCAACGTCAGGCTGTGTCTTGTGTGGTGCCAGATGCGCCACTTGTTGGAACAGGCATTGAGGACAAGGCAGCAGCAGATTCCGGACAGGTGATACTCGCTCGGCAGGATGGCGAAGTGATTGAAGTGGATGCGAGCCATGTTGTTGTGCGCGAAGAGGCGCCGGTCGGCTCGAAGAAAGCGCATTTTGATCGCTCCTACACACTCAAGAGTTTTGCGAAGTCAAACAATTTCACGAGCATGAACCAGGTGCCGCGCGTTGTGAAGGGGCAATCCCTCAAGCAAGGTGACCTCATTGCCGATGGCGCCTCGACTGATCGTGGTGAATTGGCGCTCGGGCAAAATGTCGTTGTTGCCTTCGTGCCATGGCAGGGATACAACTTCGAAGATGCGATTATCATGTCGGAGCGATTGCTTCATGAAGATCGCTATAGTTCTATTCATATCGAAGACTTTTCGCTTGATGTGCGAGATACAAAGCTTGGTCCCGAAGTCGTGACGCGCGATATTCCCAATATCGGTGAAGACCGTCTCAAGAACCTCGATGAACAGGGTATCATCCGTATCGGTGCCGAAGTGTCTTCGGGCGATATTCTGGTTGGAAAAATTTCTCCGAAAGGTGAAGGTGACCTGACGGCAGAAGAGCGACTTCTTCGCGTGATATTCGGTGAGAAGTCGCGTGATGTGAAGGATTCTTCGCTCTATCTCCCGCACGGCGAACGTGGCAAGGTGGTTGATGTAAAAATCTTTTCCCGAGAACAGGGCGACAAACTTTCCATGGGCGTGTTCCAACAGGTGCAGGTCTCAGTGGCACAACTTCGCAAGGTCTCAGTGGGAGACAAGTTCGCTGGTCGTCATGGAAACAAGGGTGTGGTTTCTCGCATTGCGCCGATTGAAGATATGCCATACCTCGAAGATGGGACACCGGTTGATATGATTTTGAATCCGCTTGGTGTGGCGAGCCGTATGAATATCGGACAGATCTTGGAAACGCATCTCGGATGGGCGGCAAAGAAACTTGGGTATACTGTGGCAACTCCGGCGCTCGATGGTGCGACGGAGATAGATATCAAGACCGAGCTTCGCAAGGCGGGACTTCCCGAAAACGGCAAGGTTCGACTTCGCGATGGGAAGTCGGGAGAATATTTCGACAATGAATCGACGGTTGGCGTCATGTATGTCATGAAACTCAATCACCTCATCGATGACAAACTTCACATGCGTTCTATCGGACCGTACTCCTTGATTACTCAGCAGCCATTGGGCGGCAAGGCGCAGTTTGGCGGACAGCGCTTCGGAGAAATGGAAGTGTGGGCGCTCGAAGGATATGGTGCCGCGCATACACTTCAGGAAATGCTCACGATCAAATCAGACGATGTACTTGGTCGATCGAAAGCGTACGAATCTATCATCAAGGGCGAGCCTATCAAGAGTCCGAATATCCCCGCGTCATTCCATGTTTTGGTCAATGAATTGAAAGGTCTGTGTCTCAATGTTGAATTGGTTGGCGCAAAGCCGATAGTGTCCGAAGAGGATGACCATTCATAA
- the tgt gene encoding tRNA guanosine(34) transglycosylase Tgt — translation MDSHFEILQTDGSERRGQIYTAHGVLETPFFMPDATRATVRGIEPGAIVDSGIEALVVNTYHLLLRPGSEHISRLGGVHEFMRWNAPILSDSGGYQVYSLIHRHPECGSVSEEGALFRSPIDGSKHLLTPERAIDIQFDLGVDMMVCLDDPRPNDASNAEATLAVERTLRWADRCKVRYEERLAQEKEEGDKKQRPLLFSVVQGGMDMTLRRHCAEALAAIGFDGYGFGARHLDMEGNFLEDVLRETAACIPVSALRFALGIGTPRDIVRSHALGWDMFDCVIPTREGRHGRAFLRHAECDIRDESFYEVANVTSERFRDDATVLDEACDCLACAGGFSRAYIRHLFATGEVLGSRLLSLHNLRFYATLMDELRGRDVKAGKVAS, via the coding sequence ATGGATTCGCATTTCGAGATTTTGCAGACAGATGGATCTGAGCGAAGAGGTCAGATTTATACGGCACACGGCGTTTTGGAGACGCCGTTTTTTATGCCGGACGCGACGCGGGCAACGGTTCGCGGTATTGAGCCGGGAGCGATTGTTGATTCCGGTATCGAGGCGCTCGTCGTGAATACCTATCATCTCTTGCTTCGTCCGGGGTCGGAGCATATCTCTCGTTTGGGCGGGGTGCATGAGTTTATGCGATGGAATGCGCCGATACTTTCCGATTCCGGAGGGTACCAGGTGTATTCATTGATACATCGACATCCGGAATGTGGCTCGGTATCCGAAGAAGGCGCGCTTTTCCGCTCGCCCATCGATGGCTCGAAACACCTGCTCACTCCCGAGCGCGCTATAGACATCCAGTTCGATCTTGGCGTTGATATGATGGTGTGTCTCGACGATCCTCGCCCCAATGATGCCTCGAATGCGGAAGCTACCCTCGCTGTTGAGCGCACGCTTCGCTGGGCAGACCGATGCAAGGTGCGCTATGAAGAGCGTCTGGCGCAAGAGAAGGAGGAGGGTGACAAGAAGCAAAGACCGCTTCTCTTCTCGGTTGTTCAAGGTGGTATGGATATGACACTTCGACGACACTGTGCTGAGGCGCTTGCGGCGATTGGTTTTGATGGATACGGTTTCGGTGCGAGGCATCTTGATATGGAAGGGAATTTTCTCGAGGACGTGCTTCGCGAGACGGCCGCATGTATTCCAGTGAGCGCGCTTCGATTTGCGCTTGGTATCGGGACACCGAGAGATATTGTGCGCTCTCATGCTCTCGGTTGGGATATGTTCGATTGTGTGATTCCGACACGAGAGGGACGGCATGGGAGAGCATTCCTTCGCCATGCCGAGTGTGATATTCGAGACGAGTCTTTCTATGAAGTCGCCAATGTGACGAGTGAGCGATTTCGAGACGATGCTACTGTGCTCGATGAGGCATGTGATTGTTTGGCGTGCGCCGGAGGTTTCTCCCGAGCCTATATCCGGCATCTCTTTGCAACCGGCGAAGTGCTCGGGTCGCGACTCCTCTCGCTTCACAATCTTCGGTTCTACGCCACACTCATGGATGAACTGCGCGGACGAGATGTAAAGGCGGGAAAAGTTGCTTCTTGA